The Clostridia bacterium genome has a segment encoding these proteins:
- a CDS encoding YfcC family protein — protein sequence MRKFKMPSAFTILLAIIIVVAILTWIVPSGQYNYVDPTASKKEPIPGTYHMVEPNPQGIADIIMAPIEGFYDAVDVSLFILIIGGFLGVVMKTGAIDAGIAGVTKSLKGKEKWMIPILMILFALGGTSFGMAEETIAFYPLLLPVFIAAGYDAVTAVGVIMLGAGVGVLGSTVNPFATGIASGFAGISMGEGMFLRLLILVVGELAAILYVMRYAEKVKKNPKASVVYDMKEDNEKHFLAHDGSKQFPELTSKRKLVLFLFALTFLIMIIGVIPFSDINISFIPTLGWWFGELTTLFFVSAVVIGLVAGLGENGLVDSFVDGARDLLGVALIVGVSRGITIVMNAGNITDTVLNLGERSLAGTGSIAFAIASYLFYLPMSFLIPSTSGLATLSMPIMAPLGDFAGVARHVVITAYQSASGIVNLVTPTSAVVMGGLAVARVSYDRWLKFVWKLLGILMVIIIAALILGALAG from the coding sequence ATGCGAAAGTTTAAAATGCCATCAGCTTTTACTATTCTATTAGCAATTATAATTGTAGTTGCTATACTAACTTGGATAGTTCCTTCAGGGCAGTATAACTACGTTGATCCTACAGCATCAAAAAAGGAGCCGATTCCAGGCACATATCATATGGTGGAACCAAATCCCCAGGGCATAGCTGATATAATAATGGCGCCTATTGAAGGCTTCTATGATGCAGTGGATGTGTCTTTGTTCATACTTATCATAGGAGGCTTCCTGGGAGTTGTTATGAAGACCGGTGCTATTGACGCAGGGATTGCAGGAGTCACTAAGAGCCTAAAGGGCAAGGAAAAGTGGATGATACCTATTCTTATGATACTTTTTGCTCTTGGCGGCACCAGCTTTGGCATGGCGGAGGAGACTATAGCTTTTTATCCTTTGCTGCTTCCGGTATTCATAGCCGCAGGCTATGATGCTGTGACTGCTGTGGGGGTGATTATGCTAGGTGCAGGTGTAGGAGTGCTGGGTTCAACGGTAAATCCCTTTGCAACAGGGATTGCTTCAGGCTTTGCAGGCATATCAATGGGAGAGGGAATGTTTTTAAGGCTGCTGATTCTGGTAGTGGGTGAGCTGGCCGCAATATTATATGTAATGAGGTATGCTGAAAAGGTAAAAAAGAATCCTAAAGCTTCAGTGGTATATGATATGAAGGAGGATAACGAAAAACATTTTCTCGCCCACGATGGAAGCAAGCAATTTCCTGAGCTTACAAGCAAAAGGAAGCTGGTACTTTTTCTTTTTGCTTTGACCTTTCTTATAATGATTATAGGAGTAATCCCCTTTTCGGATATCAACATCAGTTTCATTCCCACCCTGGGCTGGTGGTTCGGTGAGCTGACAACGCTATTTTTTGTCTCTGCAGTAGTTATTGGATTAGTAGCGGGACTTGGAGAAAATGGACTGGTAGACTCTTTTGTGGATGGTGCCAGAGACCTTCTGGGAGTTGCACTGATAGTAGGTGTATCTAGAGGAATAACAATAGTAATGAATGCAGGAAATATTACAGATACAGTGCTGAATTTAGGAGAGAGGTCTCTAGCGGGAACGGGCTCAATAGCCTTTGCAATAGCCTCATACCTGTTCTATTTGCCAATGTCCTTCCTGATACCGTCCACGTCAGGGCTTGCGACATTATCAATGCCCATTATGGCACCCTTGGGAGATTTTGCAGGAGTTGCAAGGCATGTAGTTATTACTGCCTATCAGTCTGCATCTGGAATAGTGAACCTTGTGACGCCTACAAGTGCTGTAGTTATGGGAGGCCTTGCAGTAGCTAGGGTATCCTATGACAGATGGCTGAAATTTGTATGGAAGCTTCTTGGGATACTTATGGTAATAATAATTGCCGCCCTAATATTGGGTGCGCTTGCCGGATAA
- a CDS encoding glycoside hydrolase family 125 protein, with protein sequence MNKIMTTPKEIEINERVLYAGNHYISLPEISTYDASVRSMNILTLSNKGLMEVKGEETLFKPEFYKDDRRLSIQRSSVVLENYYIPVFSFELEGGVRVNVKLYADLYEKGFVYELESSEDIEARLVCTIDKLSLLRFNSHDSEFKKEMKLDKWLGSPAVNITSGSTSLSIAFGGDSSFEHQCIDEGSFVLKLKCSGSNAFYITINSDMDGASTTLIHFRRKGCRSIYEELSNWLKSKAVAYAKDTLLQRLLNENMFFNYFFAVGKDMESDRYAALTSRSPRYYVSGAFWERDSFLWSFPAIKLVERGFHLSLCRDTILMHGKNAGDHAHYIDGTVLYPGFELDEAASYFILIGSMENIDDDVLRILDSVFMRIEREYDRETGLYKTFLMPSDDPSEYPLLTVDNVILWRGLKNLLSVYEQRGLMEKAGILGDRIQGIYKGIYSHLVKEIDGRKIFVWSADGKGSFSLYNDPPGNLGLLDYYGFIDSSEELFRNTINYYYSNNYRYYCETSRIKELACDHHPNTPSGLGLCGSILNPLLQEQAIEWLKAADMDFGLLCESFDRNTGKAKTGVGFATGSGYLAFALYYVLIQNHPGGE encoded by the coding sequence ATGAATAAGATAATGACGACTCCAAAAGAAATTGAAATAAATGAAAGGGTGCTTTATGCAGGCAATCATTACATAAGCCTGCCTGAAATCAGCACTTATGATGCTTCTGTCAGGAGTATGAATATTTTAACCTTATCAAATAAAGGCCTTATGGAGGTTAAGGGTGAGGAAACCCTGTTTAAACCGGAGTTTTATAAGGATGACAGGAGGTTATCAATACAGCGCTCAAGTGTAGTTCTCGAGAATTACTATATTCCGGTATTCTCTTTTGAGCTGGAGGGTGGAGTGCGGGTTAATGTAAAGCTCTATGCGGATCTCTATGAAAAGGGATTTGTATATGAGCTGGAAAGCTCTGAAGATATAGAAGCAAGGCTTGTTTGCACAATTGATAAGCTCAGTCTGCTGAGGTTCAACTCCCATGATTCCGAATTTAAAAAGGAAATGAAATTGGATAAATGGCTGGGCAGCCCTGCGGTAAATATTACCTCGGGCAGCACAAGCTTAAGTATAGCCTTTGGTGGAGATAGCAGCTTTGAACATCAATGCATTGATGAAGGCAGTTTTGTACTAAAGCTTAAATGCAGCGGCAGCAATGCATTTTATATTACTATAAATTCAGACATGGATGGTGCTTCCACAACTCTTATACATTTCAGGAGGAAGGGCTGCAGGAGCATATACGAGGAACTGTCAAACTGGTTAAAGAGCAAAGCTGTGGCATATGCTAAGGATACATTGCTTCAAAGGCTTTTGAATGAAAACATGTTTTTCAATTACTTCTTTGCAGTAGGAAAAGATATGGAGAGTGACAGATATGCTGCATTGACTTCGAGAAGTCCAAGATATTATGTCTCAGGAGCTTTCTGGGAACGGGACAGCTTCTTGTGGTCATTCCCTGCGATAAAGCTGGTGGAAAGGGGTTTTCATTTAAGCCTGTGCAGGGATACGATTCTTATGCATGGAAAGAATGCAGGAGACCATGCCCATTATATAGATGGAACTGTACTTTACCCTGGATTTGAGCTTGATGAAGCCGCCAGCTATTTCATACTGATAGGCAGCATGGAGAATATCGATGATGATGTGCTCAGGATTCTTGATTCTGTATTTATGAGAATTGAGAGGGAATATGACCGCGAGACCGGACTTTATAAGACTTTTCTGATGCCCTCAGATGACCCCAGTGAATACCCCTTGCTTACCGTAGACAATGTAATACTATGGAGAGGATTAAAGAACCTGTTGAGTGTATACGAGCAAAGGGGTCTTATGGAGAAGGCCGGGATCCTTGGCGATAGGATACAAGGTATATATAAAGGAATATATTCACATCTTGTGAAAGAAATAGATGGCAGAAAAATATTTGTATGGTCAGCAGATGGCAAAGGAAGCTTCAGTCTTTACAATGATCCTCCGGGAAACCTTGGGCTGCTTGACTACTACGGTTTTATTGACAGCAGTGAGGAGCTTTTCAGGAACACGATAAATTACTACTACTCCAACAATTACAGATATTACTGCGAAACATCAAGAATCAAAGAGCTGGCCTGCGATCACCATCCCAACACACCCTCGGGGCTGGGACTGTGCGGAAGCATACTGAATCCATTGCTGCAGGAGCAGGCGATCGAATGGCTGAAAGCTGCCGATATGGATTTCGGACTCTTGTGTGAAAGCTTCGATAGGAATACAGGGAAGGCAAAAACAGGGGTAGGGTTTGCCACAGGCAGCGGATATCTCGCTTTTGCACTTTATTATGTTCTAATTCAGAATCACCCAGGGGGGGAATGA
- a CDS encoding MFS transporter, giving the protein MKNRDLILFMLASAFIGISQSIDASVFNNYLSDTFHLTVSQRTILEFPRELPGFLVVFVSGALLFLGDVRIASLANMLAAFGLLGLGHFASDYYSMMIWMTVYSMGQHLFMPMSNSIGMNLAEEGNLGRVLGRINGLNTAAFLGTSLITAFIFRFVKVNYSVAFTVGALAFICACLLILFMTPHKPKVKVKKLFFRKEYKLFYWLNVLYGARKQIFITFGPWVLIKIFSQGVSTFAVLGFFTAGIGIIFKPYIGNLIDKKGEKFVLASEAIALIVICAGYAFAEGVSGLFGIGGAALLIICACFVADQLMSATSIARATYLKKIALSPEDVSPTLSMGLSIDHAVSMVVPWLGSLVWNAFGYQYVFVLGALIAVGNLLLTRYIDTEKRNIEA; this is encoded by the coding sequence TTGAAAAACAGGGATTTAATATTATTTATGCTGGCAAGTGCTTTTATTGGAATTAGCCAGAGTATTGACGCATCGGTTTTCAATAATTATTTGAGTGATACCTTTCATCTTACAGTATCTCAAAGGACCATACTTGAATTCCCCAGAGAGCTTCCGGGGTTCCTGGTCGTATTTGTGTCAGGAGCGTTACTGTTCCTAGGGGATGTGAGGATAGCCTCATTGGCAAATATGTTGGCTGCATTTGGACTACTGGGACTTGGTCATTTTGCATCAGATTATTATTCGATGATGATATGGATGACGGTGTACAGCATGGGGCAGCACCTATTTATGCCCATGTCCAATAGTATAGGAATGAATTTGGCTGAAGAGGGTAATCTAGGAAGGGTACTGGGAAGAATTAATGGCTTGAATACAGCTGCTTTCTTGGGCACCAGTCTGATCACTGCTTTTATATTTAGATTTGTGAAGGTCAATTACAGTGTTGCCTTTACGGTGGGAGCCCTTGCTTTTATATGCGCCTGCCTGCTAATACTTTTTATGACACCTCACAAGCCAAAGGTTAAAGTAAAGAAACTATTTTTCCGGAAGGAATATAAGCTTTTTTACTGGCTTAATGTCTTGTACGGCGCAAGGAAGCAGATATTCATAACCTTTGGACCCTGGGTGCTAATAAAAATTTTCAGCCAGGGGGTCAGCACCTTTGCCGTACTTGGGTTTTTCACTGCGGGAATAGGAATTATATTTAAGCCATATATAGGGAATCTGATAGATAAAAAAGGAGAAAAGTTTGTGCTTGCATCGGAGGCTATAGCGCTGATAGTCATCTGTGCGGGCTATGCATTTGCTGAGGGTGTGTCAGGGTTATTCGGCATTGGCGGGGCAGCGCTTTTAATAATCTGCGCCTGCTTTGTTGCAGACCAGCTGATGAGTGCAACAAGCATTGCCAGAGCGACCTATCTTAAAAAAATAGCCCTTAGTCCGGAGGATGTTTCACCTACGTTATCCATGGGGTTGAGCATAGACCATGCAGTATCAATGGTTGTGCCTTGGCTTGGAAGCTTGGTGTGGAATGCTTTCGGCTATCAATACGTATTTGTCCTGGGAGCACTTATTGCAGTGGGAAACTTGCTGCTGACCAGGTATATTGACACTGAGAAAAGAAATATTGAAGCTTAA
- a CDS encoding carbon-nitrogen hydrolase family protein: protein MNAASIVFNNDDYLELTSYEQLAGKVAGWLQLCCEHKIDMVVLPALLGCLFDNGERYINDIIELSNAYKGMAICPGSYFEADYADTYHSSCIIMEGEKIMEQRQIYLAKWEKGLGLSRGTELNSISLRGLKLGIIISTDVFYPQVSRALAMSGVKLVLAPTAIIGSRNMSRQLAGLWQNVQANLFFGMESSFNGSFKGHDFHGSSIIHAPLDMTAGEDGFLALEGKSQKCAIITAELDNEKRKEAVRKFNTLGQLNIEAYKDIFMPSRNGGYHEQPIGKVVPVEAWRRQDKNKP, encoded by the coding sequence ATGAATGCGGCATCAATAGTGTTCAATAATGATGATTATCTGGAGCTTACCAGCTATGAACAACTTGCAGGGAAGGTGGCGGGCTGGCTCCAACTTTGCTGTGAGCACAAAATAGATATGGTAGTTTTACCGGCACTCTTAGGCTGTCTCTTCGATAATGGTGAGAGATATATAAATGACATAATTGAACTGTCAAATGCTTATAAAGGCATGGCTATATGCCCAGGAAGTTACTTTGAAGCAGACTATGCGGATACCTATCATTCCTCCTGTATTATCATGGAGGGGGAAAAAATAATGGAGCAAAGGCAGATATATCTGGCTAAATGGGAGAAAGGACTTGGGCTTTCTCGCGGGACAGAGCTGAACAGTATTTCTCTTCGGGGATTGAAGCTAGGAATAATCATATCCACAGATGTGTTCTATCCGCAGGTTTCAAGGGCGCTTGCCATGTCAGGGGTGAAGCTGGTACTGGCTCCTACGGCTATAATAGGCAGTAGAAATATGTCCAGACAGCTTGCAGGACTTTGGCAGAATGTGCAGGCTAACCTATTTTTCGGTATGGAAAGCAGCTTCAATGGAAGCTTCAAGGGACACGACTTCCACGGGTCTTCCATAATACATGCACCCCTGGATATGACTGCAGGGGAGGACGGCTTCCTGGCTCTTGAGGGCAAAAGCCAGAAATGTGCAATCATTACAGCAGAGCTTGACAATGAAAAGCGGAAGGAAGCGGTTAGAAAGTTCAATACTCTTGGACAGCTCAATATAGAAGCATATAAGGATATATTTATGCCATCTCGGAATGGAGGTTATCATGAACAGCCTATTGGAAAAGTGGTTCCGGTGGAAGCTTGGAGAAGACAGGATAAGAACAAGCCTTAG
- the speD gene encoding adenosylmethionine decarboxylase — translation MKADKGKLKLYGFNNLTKSLSFNIYDICYTKSAEDRKKYIEYIDEQYNSTRLTKILSDVTEMIGASVLNVAKQDYDPQGASVTLLISEEEVPLYVLDPSCNRGVITPIRENIVGHLDKSHVTVHTYPESHPQNEISTFRVDIDVTTCGTISPLKALNYLIQSFDSDIITIDYRVRGYTRDINGRKHFIDHKINSIQNFIAKETIDRYSLIDMNIYQSNIFHTKMRITDLSLSNYLFEIKEEDLSDIEKKEIEKKLDREITEIFYGINLPKV, via the coding sequence ATGAAAGCCGACAAAGGCAAGCTCAAGCTCTATGGCTTTAATAATCTGACAAAATCTTTGAGCTTTAATATTTATGATATATGCTATACAAAGTCTGCCGAAGATCGAAAGAAGTATATTGAGTATATAGATGAGCAGTATAATTCTACAAGGCTTACAAAGATACTAAGTGATGTAACAGAAATGATAGGCGCCAGCGTATTGAACGTGGCGAAGCAGGATTACGATCCTCAGGGGGCCAGTGTTACACTTCTGATTTCAGAGGAGGAGGTTCCACTTTACGTACTTGACCCATCCTGCAACAGGGGCGTTATTACCCCTATAAGGGAGAATATAGTGGGACACCTTGATAAAAGTCACGTAACAGTGCATACATACCCTGAGAGCCATCCTCAGAATGAAATCAGCACCTTCAGGGTGGATATAGACGTAACTACCTGTGGAACAATTTCCCCGCTAAAGGCATTGAATTATCTTATCCAGAGTTTTGATTCGGATATTATAACAATAGATTACAGGGTTAGAGGATATACCAGGGATATAAATGGACGGAAGCATTTCATAGACCATAAGATAAACTCAATACAAAACTTCATAGCAAAAGAGACTATAGACAGATACAGTCTCATTGATATGAACATATATCAATCCAACATATTCCACACGAAGATGAGGATAACCGACCTGAGCCTCAGCAACTATCTATTCGAAATAAAGGAAGAAGACCTGAGTGATATAGAAAAGAAAGAGATAGAAAAGAAGCTGGACAGGGAAATAACAGAGATTTTCTATGGGATAAATCTGCCTAAGGTTTAA
- a CDS encoding AraC family transcriptional regulator: MKEDVLVTGSRRGYLNKDFELFHLKDKKSMEFELHFHDFNKIIIFISGNVTYLIEGKAYKLKPWDILLVSSSEIHKTIVDASMTYERMIIWVNSNFLSKHSSPEINLLNCFDIASKEKRNLLRLDTELLRQGKYIIAQLKEEYMRDGFGSQVLKNSLFLQFIIYLNRLYLTPEAVKHHAEGDYNESIGEVIKHINENLCEDMSVENLASRFYMSRYHLMHKFKSQTGYTIHSYILQKRLMMANTLIKSGKSMTEACSECGFGDYSSFVRAFKKMYGLSPKQHHKLLEELEKSGGFV, translated from the coding sequence ATGAAAGAGGATGTTTTAGTAACTGGCAGCAGGAGGGGATATCTGAACAAGGACTTTGAGCTATTCCACTTAAAGGATAAAAAAAGCATGGAGTTTGAATTGCACTTTCATGATTTTAATAAAATAATCATTTTCATATCAGGCAACGTTACATATTTGATAGAAGGAAAGGCATACAAGCTTAAGCCTTGGGATATACTTCTCGTGAGCAGCAGTGAGATACATAAGACCATAGTTGATGCTTCCATGACCTATGAGAGGATGATCATATGGGTCAATTCGAATTTTTTATCCAAGCATAGCAGTCCGGAAATTAATCTATTGAACTGCTTCGATATTGCCTCCAAAGAAAAGCGCAATTTACTGAGATTGGATACTGAGCTGCTGCGTCAAGGAAAATATATTATTGCGCAGCTTAAAGAAGAGTATATGAGAGACGGCTTTGGTAGTCAAGTGCTTAAGAATTCATTGTTCCTGCAATTCATCATATATCTCAATAGGCTGTATCTTACACCTGAGGCTGTAAAACACCATGCAGAAGGGGATTATAATGAAAGTATTGGAGAAGTAATAAAGCATATAAATGAAAACCTCTGTGAAGATATGTCGGTAGAAAACCTGGCATCCAGATTTTATATGAGCAGATATCACCTAATGCATAAGTTTAAGAGCCAGACAGGTTATACCATTCACAGCTATATTCTTCAAAAACGATTGATGATGGCCAATACCCTCATAAAATCAGGGAAGTCGATGACAGAGGCCTGTTCTGAGTGCGGGTTCGGGGATTATTCAAGCTTCGTCCGGGCATTTAAAAAAATGTATGGTCTTTCTCCGAAACAGCACCATAAGCTGCTGGAGGAGCTTGAAAAATCAGGAGGCTTTGTATGA
- a CDS encoding metallophosphoesterase → MINFKEFIYNVIGKLYIPIELSESTEKRLLHVSDTPACFYPELRMLIERLKPDYIVHTGDLVDNIKLALYPTSIYEHEKWIKRLTAILENSDAEIILALGNHDNVEIESKHFRRSRIIKKAETVEIENLSFRISHMPKGVLDEPAQYNLFGHDLTLKSGCIDNKLYFNGISYINIIGLESGECTTLCYPSGIDDARLGRHKIGL, encoded by the coding sequence ATGATAAATTTCAAAGAGTTTATATACAACGTCATAGGAAAGCTTTATATACCTATAGAGCTGTCAGAGTCCACAGAAAAGAGACTGCTTCATGTGTCTGACACTCCAGCCTGCTTTTACCCTGAGCTTAGGATGCTTATTGAAAGGCTGAAGCCTGACTATATTGTACATACGGGTGATTTGGTGGACAATATAAAGCTGGCACTTTACCCCACTTCAATCTATGAGCATGAGAAATGGATAAAGCGCTTGACGGCTATTCTTGAGAACTCTGATGCTGAAATTATTCTGGCATTGGGCAATCACGATAATGTCGAAATTGAAAGCAAGCATTTCAGAAGGAGCCGTATTATCAAGAAAGCCGAAACAGTAGAGATAGAGAACCTAAGCTTCAGGATAAGCCATATGCCTAAAGGGGTGCTTGACGAACCTGCACAATATAACTTGTTTGGGCATGACCTGACATTAAAAAGCGGTTGTATCGATAATAAACTGTATTTTAATGGGATTTCATACATAAATATTATAGGGTTAGAGTCGGGAGAGTGCACGACCTTATGCTATCCTTCCGGCATTGATGATGCAAGGCTGGGGAGGCACAAAATAGGATTATGA
- a CDS encoding nitrilase-related carbon-nitrogen hydrolase: MNSLLEKWFRWKLGEDRIRTSLSSIKALENNHKDGRGSIRAAAVQRKITAAKNVEAYAYRMESFVKSAAEKGCDIIAFPEYNFFELLGIIPGFNLLNRCLNKRQVIHAESGSDSGLSKLYPLLCSISTPIQAAIESIMCGLASKYSIYIYTGSYFIRENDHLYNGGAIISREGDILGRQMKLHLTDFEEKLGIKRGNEFKVFSLDIGNIAFPVCMDATYYEVFNLARSRGCDVVVLPIANNEEYRRPRALRGIWPRVQEAHVYGIKAALNGWFCGLHFTGKAGIFAPIGMTPREDGVVAVSEHPEGDFLIVGEIDLEALCKEREEDEYYGDSNPEFEKTYYFNTYLSCSKC, translated from the coding sequence ATGAACAGCCTATTGGAAAAGTGGTTCCGGTGGAAGCTTGGAGAAGACAGGATAAGAACAAGCCTTAGCAGCATAAAAGCCCTGGAAAACAACCACAAGGACGGGAGGGGAAGTATCAGGGCTGCTGCTGTGCAAAGAAAAATAACTGCAGCAAAAAACGTTGAAGCTTATGCATATAGAATGGAGAGCTTTGTAAAATCAGCAGCAGAGAAGGGCTGCGATATAATAGCCTTTCCTGAATATAATTTTTTCGAGCTTCTTGGGATAATACCCGGGTTCAACCTCTTAAACCGCTGCTTGAACAAAAGACAGGTAATCCATGCCGAGAGCGGCTCGGACAGTGGCTTGAGCAAGCTATATCCTCTGCTTTGCAGTATTTCAACACCGATTCAAGCTGCAATCGAAAGTATAATGTGCGGTCTGGCTTCAAAATACTCCATATATATTTATACCGGGAGTTATTTTATTAGAGAGAATGACCATTTGTATAATGGGGGCGCCATTATTTCCCGTGAGGGTGACATTCTTGGAAGGCAGATGAAGCTGCATCTTACAGATTTTGAGGAGAAGCTTGGGATTAAGAGAGGCAATGAATTCAAGGTATTTTCCCTGGACATTGGGAATATTGCATTTCCTGTCTGTATGGATGCAACATATTATGAAGTGTTCAATCTGGCTAGAAGCAGGGGATGTGATGTCGTTGTCCTTCCAATAGCTAATAATGAGGAGTATAGGCGACCCAGGGCACTCAGGGGCATATGGCCAAGAGTGCAGGAGGCACATGTGTATGGAATCAAGGCTGCACTGAACGGCTGGTTCTGTGGTCTGCATTTCACAGGAAAAGCAGGGATATTTGCACCAATTGGCATGACACCTAGGGAGGATGGTGTAGTAGCAGTATCAGAGCACCCTGAGGGGGATTTTCTCATAGTAGGTGAAATAGACCTGGAAGCCCTTTGCAAGGAAAGAGAAGAGGATGAGTATTACGGTGACAGCAATCCTGAGTTTGAAAAGACATATTATTTTAATACCTACTTATCGTGCTCGAAATGTTGA